From Thalassovita sp.:
GCTGCTGACCCGTGCTGACAAGGTCAGCGTGTAGGTGGTGAGCGGCGGCAGGGGCACGTCATCCCAGGTGATCACTCGTCCGGCCACAACAACCGGATGCGGCGCGCCTTCAAGGGTGGCTGAACCTTCGACGTAGAACAGCCCATCCGGCAGCACATCGACGATATCGACCGTGCCTGAGACAAAGACGTTCTCATTCTCAACGGTGATCGTGTAGGGCACCACCGATCCACGCTCCACCACACCACGCGGCGTGGTTTTGGTGATCGTCATGCCCTGATCCGTTATGACGGCTGACAGGATCAGCTCAGTCGGGTCATCGACCATGTTGACGTCGGTGTCGATGTCATCATCTGAGACATCGGTCACCACCCGCGGTGCGGATGTGAACATCGGCGGATAGTCCGAGGTGCCGCGCCCGGTGACCGAGTTCAGCAGCCCACCTTCGGTGACCGACTGAATAGTCAGGGTGTAGCTGGCGGTATAGGTCGCGGTTTCGCCAATTTCCAAACGCCCCTCGGCCGAGGCGAGGTCGGCAGACACAAAGACCGGCAAGGCATCCAGCGACAGCGGCGTCCCGGTGCGGCTGGTCAGCGTGTCCACCAGCGAGACAGAGGTCAGCGGCACGTTGCCGGTGTTGGTCAGGGTGATCGTGTAATCAACCCGGTCGCCCACACCGTCAGCGCCATCGCCATTGTCGACCAGCAACTGCGATTTTACGGCCTCAATCGATTCAATCGGGTTCTGCACCACGGTTTCCACCGCATCGTCACAGATCGCCGGATAGGCGACGCTGCAGATTTCATAATGCACCTCATAGGCGCCCGCCGGTTGGCCCGGGGCCAGGGTAATCAACCCAGTCGCCGGATCCAGCGTCACGCCCGGATCCTCTGACAGCACGGAAATCGTCACAGTTGCCAGCGTGGCCGGATCCCCCAGCACCGTGTCCGAGGCCAGCATTGAGGTGGTTGTGCCACCGTCTGTGCTGAAGGCCGGGAACAACTCCGCCAGGGCCTCAATCGCGGCAACAATCGCCAGGTCCGAGTCGGTGTCGCTGACCTGTTGCGGCGTGCCGGTGACATCAAGGTAGTCGCCGGTCACGGTTGCAGTGTTGGGTACCTCACCGGCATCGATGTCGGCCTGCAGCAACGGGTAGCTGCCTGTCAGAACCACCGCATTTGCGGCCCCCGGCGCCAGCGATGGGATCACCGGATTGGTGATCACTAGCCCAGGCATCGGATCGGTGACCGTGACATTGGTCAGGGTCACGTTGCCGGTGTTGGTCACTGTGAACTCATAGCTCAGCGGATCACCAGCGACAGCCTGCGTGGTGCGGTAGATTTCATCCTGCGCCTCTTTCTCAAGGGTGATCGCAGCATTCTGCGTCACCGGCGACGCGGTTGGATCATCGGTGCCGGTCGCAGTGCCGGAAACATCCGTGACATCCGGCCCGGTGGGCGGTGTCCCGGTGACACGGGCCTGATTGACCACCTGTCCTTCGTCCAGATCAGCCTGCGTCAGGGTATAAGTCACACTGACTGCGGTGCTGACCGACTGCCCCGGTGCCAGCGTCAGCGGACTCAGCGGTGTGACCAGCAGATCACCCCCCAACATCGGGTCATTGATCTGCACATCGCTCAGCGTCACGTTGCCGGTGTTTTCGACCGCGAAAGAATAGACAATCGGATCGCCCACTACGGCCGGGGTCTGCACCCCTGACACATCTGCCGTTTTCACCAAGGCAATGCTGGGCCGCTGCGGCAGCACCGCAGTTGTCGGACCGTCCGTGCCTGTGGTGGTGCCGGAATCATCCTCAACCAATGTGTTATAGGGATCACGGCCGGAGGTATCGGCGTTGTTGACCACCTGACCGGCATCAATGTCTGCCTGCGTCAGCACGTAGGTTTCAGTGAAGCTATGGTTAGCCCCCATCGCCAGGGAGATGGTCGGGGACAAAAGCGCGCCACCCAGCAGCGGATCTACGACCTGAACATCGCTCAGATCCACGTTGCCGGTGTTGGTCACGGTAAAGCTGTAGGTCAGCGTATCGCCCGCCTGGGGTGTGGTCAGAATACCCGAAACGGTTTTCACCAGATCGATCGCCGGGGCCACGCCTGGGGTTGCCGGAGTCGGATCATCCTCATTCGCATCATTGCCGCGACCGTTATCATTCCGGTCGGGATTGCCGCCATTGTCGGACAGATCGCGCAGCCATGGGTTGGTTGGGTAGATCTGGCCCGACAGAACCCCATCGCCCTGAACCTCAGCCTGATTTTCATAGAGATGCCCACCGGGTTGCGCCGCAGGCAGTGGCACGGTTGGTTGCACCCGGATGGTGAAGTCTATGACGCACTGCGTATCTGCAGACAGGGTGATGCCGGTGGCGACGATTGGGTCCCCGCTGCCATTAAATCCGGGATGTGCCCCGCCACAAACACTGCTTGGCGCGGTGGTCACCACATAGGTGCCCGGTGCCATCGGATCGTTTGCCGGATCCGCCAGGGTGGCGAGCGTTCCAAAACTGGGTGCCGCACCACTCAGCGGGTCCATCACGGTGACGTTTTCCAGATCTTCCAGGCTGAAGTTCTCAACCGTCAGACCAAAGGTCACATCAAAGGATCCATCGGCGTGCATCACCTGATTGGTGATCTCTTTGGCAATGCCAATACGCGCCTGCGGCACCATGGCAAACAGATACCCGGTGGTGCTGGTGTTTGCAGGCAAGGTGATCGCCGCAATATCGGTGCTGTTCTGGGCGGTGCCGCCTAGCGTGCCGGGCGTGTCTGTCCCGTCGCTGAGGTAATCCTCTGACACGCTGCCACGGCGCACCTGATAGGTGCCCTGCGGAACATAGTCGAACTGATAACCGCCGTTGGCATCCGTGGTGACCGTCCGTGTGACCGACTGGCCGTCAAACGAGGTACCTGTCAGGGTCATGGTGATGCCCGCGATGCCGGTATCGCCCGCGTCAACCGCCGCGTCATCATTGAAATCACGGAACAAACGACCAGACAGAACCGAGGAGTTTACGCTGACCGAGCCCGAGTTGCTGTTGTTGCCCGGCGCCATATCCAACGAGAAGCTGTCGACCGTCGCGGTGTTGGTGAAGACATGTGGCAGGCTGCTGACTGAAACCAGCTGAACCGGAACGGTGATATCCACCTCCCCGCCAGAACTAACGGTGCCCAGATCACAGGTGAAAGACGTCCCACCAGCCGCACCGGTACAGGTGCTGGCCGTGATGGAACCGCTGACCACAGCAACACTTGGCGTGCCGGTCAGCTCCATCCCGCTGGGCAGGGTATCTGCCACCTCAACCTCATCCGCCTCGGCCAGAATGGCGCCGGTGGGCACGTGAGGGCCGACGTTGTTGCGGACACGGATCACAAAGGTGAAGTCATCACGCAGGTTGACCGAGGCCGCGCTGGGGGTCTTGCTGACCACCTCCATATCGGCGCGGGTCCGCACGGTAGTACCTTCGGTGGTGCTGTCATTCGTGCTGTTGGTGTCATAAAGCGACGCCGCCCCGAAGGAGCTGACCGAGACCGAGTTGTCGTAGATCCCTTTGGTCACCCCCATCGCCGTCAGGGTGATGGTGCGCACCTCACCCGCTGGGATCAGGTCATAGGAACAGGTCAACGTGCCGCCAACCGCGCTCACCGCAGGAGCCGTACAGACACCACCGGGCGCAGTGTAGGACTGATAGTTCAGACCCGCCGCCGGCATGGTGTCGGTCACAACCACATCTTCGGCATGGCTGGGGCCGCCGTTTTCCACGGTGATGGTGTAGGTCGTTTCCTGACCGACTGCGACCGGATCAATATCCTCGGTCTTGTTCACGATCAGATCCATCGCCGGGATCGTCACCGTGGTTGTTTCGGTGGTGCTGTCATTGCTGGTATCGGTCTGCACCGTGCTGGTGGCCACCGATACCGCATTGGTGATGGTGCGGGGGTAGACGCCCGCGCTGTGGTTCGGCCGTACAACAACCGTCACCGTGCGCTGCGCCCCATTGTTGATCCGGCCCAGATCACAGACCAACTGATCGTTCAGCGCGGTGATGGCATCGCCCGCGGTTGGCACCGTGGTACAGCTGCCCGCCGAGGGCGAGGCTGAGACAAAGGTCACGCCATGCGGCAACGTATCGGTGATCGTCACATCATCTGCGGCGCTCAACCCGTCATCGGTCACGATCGCGGAAATTACATAGGTCAGGTTCTGACCCGCCGGCACCGAGCCGGGCGAGCCAACCTTGCTGACGGTGACATCCGCACGCGGTGTCAGGGTAAAGCTGGCGCTGTCTGTGTTGTTGGTCAGATCGCCATCCGCCACCCCCATCGAGATTACATCGACCGTATTGGTCCGGCTGCCACCATTGCCACCGGGGCGCACCTGCACCTCGATGATTGGGCAGTCACCACCGCTGCCAGGGGTACATTGGCGCAGGGTGTCAATATCACAGAACAGCTGGCGTGAGGTCCCGCCCAACACGGTATCCGTGTTACAGGTGATGCCGGAGGCCGAGTTTGAAGTGACGGACCAGCCAACAACGCCAGAATCCGTCGGACCCACAGCATTGTTGATCAGGCCGGTCAGGTCATCAGTGACCTCAACATCCAATGCGTTAAAGGGATCTGGGTTGATCACCTCGATGTAGTAGGTTTGCACCTCGCCAGCGGCCAAAGTTGCCAGTGCCGTTGTTTTCGAAACGGTGATATCGGCCGATACTGCAACCTGATGCACACTCAGGATGACCGACGCATTGTCGTTGCCCGCGTTGTCGTCCACCAGATTGGGATCGGGGGAGGTCACGGTGACCCGGTTGGTGGCATCGCCTTCCGCCAGTGTTTCGGTTTCCAGGATCAGATCAGGCGTCGTGCTGTCTTCCGGCAGCGGGCTTGCCTCGGTGTAGGTTCGGCTACAGGTCACATCGTTGGGGCCGTCCACCGGCGCGGCGGGGCTACAGGACCAACCGCTGCCCCGGTACCCAGTGAAACGCAGCCCAGCCGGCAGGCTGTCGGTCAAAATCACCGTGCCCCAGAAATCCGTGTTGCCGCGGTTTCGCGCGTTCAGCGTAAACTCATAGGTGTTGCCGACAACACCAAGGGCCGGGAACGGACCCGTTTTATTGGCATCCAGATCGATGAAGGGCTGAACAATCGTCGCTTCGCTGTCGCTGTCGCTGTTGTTGCTCAGATCCGGGTCCAGGGGGGAGGTGGATGAAATCGTTGCGGTGTTCTGCGCCGTGCCTTCGGACACAACGGTCACATTCACCGTCACATCGCCAAGGTCCACATTTGCCCCTGCAACGGTTCCATCGGTCATGTCACAGGTCACAACCTGGCCGAGGAACCCACAAATCCAGTCACTGCCCCCATCAGGCACAATGCTGTCGATCGCGTAGTTCACCGGCAAGGTGTCGACGATCTGCAACCCCGTTGGGCTGTCACCGGTGTAGCTGGACGACAACGTAAAGCTGACCGTGTCCCCAACCAGAAGATTGCCGTTTGGCGAACGGGACTTGCTCAGCCGGATGTCGCTGCCAGCGGTGACGGATGTGTCGATCGTGTCGGTGTCATTGCCATCAATCGGGTCCAGCGGATCCGCTGTGTGGACACTGCCAAGCGGCGAAATCGTCGAGCCTGAGGCGGCTGAGATCTGACCGGTAAAATCAAAACTACGGCTCGCGCCAAGGGCCATGGGACCTGTAATCGTACAGTCAAACCCATCCGCCCCGGCAGAACAGCCCGCCGGCGGGGTCACATTCATCAATCCGCTGGTGGTCGGGAACTGCAACGCCGCGGAGCTGAGCGTATTTGGGCCATTGTTTGTGACCACAAATGTGTAGGTCACCATGCTGCCTGACGCCGCGGTTGTTGGGCCGCTGATCGTGACACCCAGGTCAGAACCTGCACTCACAGTGGTTGTTTCTGTATCTTGGTTGTTGCCGGTCTGCGGTGCGTCGGTGGTATCTGTGATTGCGGCGGACAGGGATAGGTTGCCCATCACCTCTGACAGGATGTTAACCTGCGCCGCAACGCTGCCCTCTCCGGCCAAAGCCGGCACATCACAGCGCACCACGGTGGGGCCCGTCGCTGTTGCTGGCAGACAGGGGCCCATATCACCGGTCATTCCGGTAAACTGGCTGTTGGCCGGGATCGTCAGATCCACGGAGGTTGCGGTTATCGGATC
This genomic window contains:
- a CDS encoding DUF7507 domain-containing protein; the encoded protein is MKTLVKALRKLCAGGADLRIGAIVMVLGFGLAALVPNQVKAQDVDWVLNLEDTGYDPTPASGLISYSLSISNSGLDPITATSVDLTIPANSQFTGMTGDMGPCLPATATGPTVVRCDVPALAGEGSVAAQVNILSEVMGNLSLSAAITDTTDAPQTGNNQDTETTTVSAGSDLGVTISGPTTAASGSMVTYTFVVTNNGPNTLSSAALQFPTTSGLMNVTPPAGCSAGADGFDCTITGPMALGASRSFDFTGQISAASGSTISPLGSVHTADPLDPIDGNDTDTIDTSVTAGSDIRLSKSRSPNGNLLVGDTVSFTLSSSYTGDSPTGLQIVDTLPVNYAIDSIVPDGGSDWICGFLGQVVTCDMTDGTVAGANVDLGDVTVNVTVVSEGTAQNTATISSTSPLDPDLSNNSDSDSEATIVQPFIDLDANKTGPFPALGVVGNTYEFTLNARNRGNTDFWGTVILTDSLPAGLRFTGYRGSGWSCSPAAPVDGPNDVTCSRTYTEASPLPEDSTTPDLILETETLAEGDATNRVTVTSPDPNLVDDNAGNDNASVILSVHQVAVSADITVSKTTALATLAAGEVQTYYIEVINPDPFNALDVEVTDDLTGLINNAVGPTDSGVVGWSVTSNSASGITCNTDTVLGGTSRQLFCDIDTLRQCTPGSGGDCPIIEVQVRPGGNGGSRTNTVDVISMGVADGDLTNNTDSASFTLTPRADVTVSKVGSPGSVPAGQNLTYVISAIVTDDGLSAADDVTITDTLPHGVTFVSASPSAGSCTTVPTAGDAITALNDQLVCDLGRINNGAQRTVTVVVRPNHSAGVYPRTITNAVSVATSTVQTDTSNDSTTETTTVTIPAMDLIVNKTEDIDPVAVGQETTYTITVENGGPSHAEDVVVTDTMPAAGLNYQSYTAPGGVCTAPAVSAVGGTLTCSYDLIPAGEVRTITLTAMGVTKGIYDNSVSVSSFGAASLYDTNSTNDSTTEGTTVRTRADMEVVSKTPSAASVNLRDDFTFVIRVRNNVGPHVPTGAILAEADEVEVADTLPSGMELTGTPSVAVVSGSITASTCTGAAGGTSFTCDLGTVSSGGEVDITVPVQLVSVSSLPHVFTNTATVDSFSLDMAPGNNSNSGSVSVNSSVLSGRLFRDFNDDAAVDAGDTGIAGITMTLTGTSFDGQSVTRTVTTDANGGYQFDYVPQGTYQVRRGSVSEDYLSDGTDTPGTLGGTAQNSTDIAAITLPANTSTTGYLFAMVPQARIGIAKEITNQVMHADGSFDVTFGLTVENFSLEDLENVTVMDPLSGAAPSFGTLATLADPANDPMAPGTYVVTTAPSSVCGGAHPGFNGSGDPIVATGITLSADTQCVIDFTIRVQPTVPLPAAQPGGHLYENQAEVQGDGVLSGQIYPTNPWLRDLSDNGGNPDRNDNGRGNDANEDDPTPATPGVAPAIDLVKTVSGILTTPQAGDTLTYSFTVTNTGNVDLSDVQVVDPLLGGALLSPTISLAMGANHSFTETYVLTQADIDAGQVVNNADTSGRDPYNTLVEDDSGTTTGTDGPTTAVLPQRPSIALVKTADVSGVQTPAVVGDPIVYSFAVENTGNVTLSDVQINDPMLGGDLLVTPLSPLTLAPGQSVSTAVSVTYTLTQADLDEGQVVNQARVTGTPPTGPDVTDVSGTATGTDDPTASPVTQNAAITLEKEAQDEIYRTTQAVAGDPLSYEFTVTNTGNVTLTNVTVTDPMPGLVITNPVIPSLAPGAANAVVLTGSYPLLQADIDAGEVPNTATVTGDYLDVTGTPQQVSDTDSDLAIVAAIEALAELFPAFSTDGGTTTSMLASDTVLGDPATLATVTISVLSEDPGVTLDPATGLITLAPGQPAGAYEVHYEICSVAYPAICDDAVETVVQNPIESIEAVKSQLLVDNGDGADGVGDRVDYTITLTNTGNVPLTSVSLVDTLTSRTGTPLSLDALPVFVSADLASAEGRLEIGETATYTASYTLTIQSVTEGGLLNSVTGRGTSDYPPMFTSAPRVVTDVSDDDIDTDVNMVDDPTELILSAVITDQGMTITKTTPRGVVERGSVVPYTITVENENVFVSGTVDIVDVLPDGLFYVEGSATLEGAPHPVVVAGRVITWDDVPLPPLTTYTLTLSARVSSGADVGDHINRATVRHPDNGTLLAEEATATVRILPEPVFDCGDVIGKVFEDENRDGYQNEGEAGLPAARVVGVDGTLITTDEFGRFHVPCAMLPADRGSSFILKLDTRSLPAGYRVTTENPRVIRLTPGKMSELNFGAAITRVVRVDLSDVAFVTDAEGRKRLSDPLIAGLAQLLPQIKAEAVHLRLAYHLGEAPTGADKRRARQHMQLVARHLRREWPKISQVKLTIERTFVETRK